One Sediminibacillus dalangtanensis genomic region harbors:
- a CDS encoding ABC transporter ATP-binding protein: MKLIDLKKDIGKKQIIKGLTFDINPGEVFGFLGPNGAGKTTTIRMMVGLMKISEGDVLIKGSSIKSNYKDAIRHVGAIVENPEMYPFMSGWKNLLHYARMMPGITEERIKEVVSLVGLEKPIHEKAGRYSLGMRQRLGIAQALLHRPSVLILDEPTNGLDPHGIREIRQYIRTLAEKENVAVIVSSHLLSEIEMMCDRIGIIKNGDLVAIETVKALTKTDEDMIHIEAVPLDRANELLRQTLQLEPTMEGDHIKLTAKREEIPSIVKCLVQGQVDVFGVQVQRSTLEDKFLDVIGENAIE, translated from the coding sequence ATGAAGTTAATCGATTTAAAGAAAGATATCGGTAAAAAGCAAATAATCAAAGGGTTGACGTTTGATATAAACCCAGGCGAAGTGTTCGGTTTTCTTGGACCAAATGGAGCAGGAAAAACAACGACAATCCGGATGATGGTCGGATTGATGAAAATCAGCGAAGGGGATGTGTTGATCAAAGGCAGCAGTATCAAGTCCAACTACAAGGATGCTATTCGACATGTGGGAGCAATCGTGGAAAACCCGGAAATGTATCCCTTCATGAGCGGTTGGAAAAACCTTCTCCATTATGCAAGAATGATGCCTGGCATTACCGAGGAGCGGATCAAGGAAGTTGTTTCATTAGTAGGGTTGGAGAAGCCGATTCACGAAAAAGCCGGTAGATACTCTCTTGGAATGCGCCAACGGTTAGGTATCGCCCAAGCCTTGTTGCATCGACCGTCGGTTTTGATTTTAGATGAACCAACCAACGGACTCGACCCGCATGGCATTAGAGAAATCCGTCAGTATATCCGGACTTTGGCGGAAAAAGAAAACGTGGCCGTCATTGTCTCCAGTCACCTGCTTTCCGAAATAGAAATGATGTGCGACCGCATCGGCATTATAAAAAACGGGGATCTTGTCGCAATCGAAACAGTCAAAGCGCTGACAAAAACAGACGAAGATATGATACATATTGAGGCTGTGCCGCTTGACCGGGCAAACGAGCTTCTGCGCCAGACGTTACAGCTCGAACCAACCATGGAAGGCGATCATATCAAACTGACAGCGAAACGTGAGGAAATTCCGAGCATTGTAAAATGTCTTGTACAAGGGCAAGTGGACGTATTTGGTGTACAAGTGCAACGCTCGACACTTGAAGATAAATTTTTAGATGTGATTGGGGAGAATGCGATTGAGTAA
- a CDS encoding ABC transporter permease gives MRLSNFFRLVYNEQAKLFARKSTWIMFGILAAIILGVAILGKTVGDVDEAQYGDDWRQQLEQENAEIAEGSSEEDVANHWGIQENNYYLDNDIKPLEYDAWQFVVENVMLSALLSLFTIIVAAGIIAHEFRWGTVKLLLIRPVARTKILFAKYASVLLFAFTSLVFLLVFSWITGAVFFGVNGANPLLVIQNQGDYTQIAAWAEMGRSYGLQLINLVMMATFAFMISSIFRNSGLAIGFAIFLMMAGNSIIGFFMQYDWAKYILFANTNLEQYFRGTPLIEGMTLSFSIGVLIVYYVIFMVLSWLFFTKRDVAGH, from the coding sequence ATGCGATTGAGTAATTTTTTCAGGCTCGTCTATAACGAGCAAGCGAAGCTTTTTGCCAGAAAGTCTACCTGGATCATGTTCGGCATCCTTGCAGCTATCATCCTTGGTGTAGCCATTCTCGGTAAAACAGTAGGAGATGTGGACGAAGCACAGTATGGTGATGACTGGCGGCAGCAGTTGGAGCAGGAAAATGCCGAAATTGCCGAGGGAAGCAGTGAGGAGGATGTCGCCAATCATTGGGGGATACAGGAAAACAACTATTATCTGGACAATGACATTAAACCTTTAGAGTACGATGCGTGGCAGTTTGTGGTGGAAAATGTGATGTTGTCCGCTCTGTTGAGTCTATTCACCATCATTGTAGCAGCAGGCATCATTGCCCACGAGTTTCGGTGGGGAACGGTCAAACTTTTGTTGATCCGGCCGGTTGCCCGGACAAAAATCTTGTTTGCTAAATATGCATCTGTTTTGTTGTTTGCCTTTACATCGCTTGTGTTTTTGCTTGTGTTTTCCTGGATTACCGGGGCGGTATTTTTTGGGGTCAATGGTGCCAACCCTTTGCTGGTGATCCAAAACCAAGGTGATTATACGCAAATAGCTGCTTGGGCAGAGATGGGCCGATCTTATGGATTGCAATTGATCAATCTGGTGATGATGGCCACTTTTGCATTTATGATTTCCTCGATTTTCCGAAACAGCGGCTTGGCGATTGGGTTTGCGATTTTCCTGATGATGGCCGGGAACTCGATCATAGGCTTTTTCATGCAATACGATTGGGCCAAATATATTTTGTTTGCAAACACAAACTTGGAGCAGTATTTTAGAGGAACACCGTTGATTGAAGGCATGACGTTGTCATTTTCGATCGGTGTTCTGATCGTTTACTATGTTATTTTCATGGTCCTGTCCTGGTTGTTTTTCACAAAACGGGACGTAGCGGGACACTAA